One window of Vicia villosa cultivar HV-30 ecotype Madison, WI unplaced genomic scaffold, Vvil1.0 ctg.001839F_1_1, whole genome shotgun sequence genomic DNA carries:
- the LOC131636804 gene encoding flavonoid 3',5'-methyltransferase-like: MAKNILKTPALLQYILETSSYPKEHEQLKQLRETTIQKYGNLSVMNVPLDEAQFISMLLKIMNASKTLEIGVFTGYSLLTTALALPPNGKVVGIDMDREAYETGLPFIQKAEVEHKIDFVHTDALSGLNGLIDGKHEESFDYAFVDADKENFTKYHEVLLKLVRKGGIIAYDNTLWSGSVAMSEDDEMDDITKRKRKVAIEFNNYIANDTRVESTILSIGDGVSLCRVL, translated from the exons ATGGCCAAGAACATCCTCAAAACTCCAGCACTTCTTCAG TACATCCTTGAAACAAGTTCATATCCAAAAGAGCATGAACAATTGAAGCAACTTAGAGAGACAACAATTCAGAAATACGGCAATCT GAGTGTAATGAATGTGCCTTTGGATGAAGCACAATTCATATCTATGCTTCTGAAAATCATGAATGCTAGCAAAACTTTAGAAATTGGAGTCTTCACTGGTTATTCTCTTCTTACTACAGCTCTTGCTCTTCCTCCTAACGGCAAG GTTGTTGGAATTGATATGGATCGAGAAGCGTACGAGACGGGATTGCCCTTCATTCAGAAGGCAGAAGTTGAGCACAAAATTGATTTTGTTCACACCGATGCATTATCAGGCCTCAACGGCCTTATTGAC GGCAAACATGAAGAGTCGTTTGATTATGCGTTTGTGGATGCTGACAAGGAGAACTTCACAAAGTATCATGAGGTGTTATTGAAATTGGTAAGAAAGGGTGGAATAATTGCTTATGACAATACATTATGGTCTGGTTCCGTGGCGATGTCTGAGGATGATGAAATGGACGATATCACAAAGCGAAAAAGAAAAGTTGCAATTGAATTCAACAACTATATTGCAAATGATACTCGTGTTGAGTCAACAATCCTTTCTATCGGGGATGGTGTAAGTCTCTGCCGAGTTCTGTAA
- the LOC131636803 gene encoding WAT1-related protein At1g68170-like, whose product MVLLLLIIWCVKHWKKTKINLSLLLKNMVNLFSVEAIESAKPIVLMIVVQSIYAVVNIMLKMVTNDGSSLSILIVYRFVFSTAFTVPLVFFFERKSVQNLTGKVLFQAFLCGLFGGSLQQNLYIKSLALVSATYTITMLNLIPAITYVLAVSLRMEKPNLGTPAGKAKLMGTLSGICGAMILTLYEGKRLFNLSLHIDLLQDVTSTTHHSPAGSHVWGLMLALGTALSFSLWFITQSKMSENFPWHYSIAALTSIMGTIQSFIFAVCTERDWSQWKLDWNLRLLTAASAGILASGVCFVLLAWCVGMKGPLYVSAFNPLMLVLVAFISSFVLNEYITVGSLTGAALIVCGLYMLLWGKSKEARKMHNMNEIASAIDTVKCDSFHIANNSALSCIQKEHDKKIATIAPDVSLNVNNNTLGEIQKSNI is encoded by the exons ATGGTGCtgcttttattaattatttggtgTGTTAAACATtggaaaaaaactaaaattaatttaagtttGTTATTGAAAAATATGGTTAATTTATTCAGTGTTGAAGCCATAGAGAGTGCAAAGCCTATTGTGTTGATGATAGTGGTTCAATCAATATATGCAGTTGTTAATATAATGTTAAAAATGGTAACAAATGATGGATCAAGCTTAAGTATTCTTATTGTTTATAGATTTGTATTTTCTACTGCCTTCACTGTGCCATTAGTTTTCTTCTTTGAAAG AAAAAGTGTGCAAAATTTGACTGGAAAGGTGCTATTCCAAGCTTTTCTTTGTGGATTATTTGG GGGATCATTACAACAAAACCTGTACATTAAATCTTTGGCTTTGGTATCTGCAACATATACTATAACCATGTTAAACCTCATTCCTGCCATTACCTATGTTCTGGCTGTTTCTCTAAG AATGGAGAAGCCAAATCTTGGAACACCAGCTGGGAAGGCAAAGTTGATGGGAACATTAAGTGGAATTTGTGGTGCAATGATCCTCACTTTATATGAAGGCAAAAGATTATTTAACTTATCATTGCACATTGATTTGTTGCAAGATGTTACATCAACAACTCATCATTCCCCTGCTGGTTCTCATGTTTGGGGACTCATGCTAGCTTTAGGCACTGCTCTTAGTTTCTCATTATGGTTTATAACTCAG TCGAAGATGAGTGAGAATTTTCCTTGGCATTATTCAATCGCAGCGTTAACCTCGATAATGGGCACAATCCAGTCTTTTATATTTGCTGTTTGTACTGAGAGAGATTGGAGCCAATGGAAGCTTGATTGGAATTTGAGACTTTTGACAGCAGCTTCCGCG GGAATATTGGCCTCAGGAGTGTGCTTTGTTCTGTTGGCTTGGTGTGTGGGCATGAAAGGACCCTTGTATGTGTCTGCTTTTAATCCTCTAATGCTTGTTCTCGTGGCCTTCATTTCGTCGTTCGTATTGAACGAATACATTACGGTCGGAAG TCTAACAGGAGCCGCGTTGATTGTTTGCGGATTGTACATGTTATTATGGGGTAAAAGCAAAGAAGCGAGAAAAATGCATAATATGAATGAAATAGCTTCTGCAATAGACACTGTTAAATGTGATTCATTTCACATTGCCAACAACTCGGCTTTATCTTGCATACAGAAGGAGCATGACAAGAAGATCGCAACTATCGCTCCTGATGTATCACTAAATGTCAACAATAACACTTTAGGGGAAATCCAAAAATCGAACATTTGA